From Acidimicrobiales bacterium, one genomic window encodes:
- a CDS encoding AAA family ATPase, with translation MGRTSTRSAELSMVGDLLARLDEGRGGALLIRGPAGIGKTTLVRAAVSGIDGVDVLVGRAYRFQSPVPFGPIIEALAPRLRSASDSAQLVENLSSLGVLFDGLAVEPVGPLTEPLQRSKLLHALHTLVHRMSGVRPVVVAIDDAQWADESTIEFLALLSDSLSDVPVVLLLVERVSDPDAGTAASTLFNRMRRDGSRVLDVGPLDVLGVEAMVSELLGGGAVEPELVRLLHDRTAGTPLYVKEVATRLVDSGYIERRGLVWQFTGTSIPPSSHGPELMAGRLEGCEDDDLEILELLALHGAPLAESDLIALGANTSRLGPLARRRLIVEDVGLGSPRWALDHPVLADVIVDHLITSDRQVRHERLARLFVGSDPDRFAHHLMHSGPRAARVTGSDDDTATVLRQAGERALARRELSDATDLLTAAGRQLQRPRPDPAAAGINLALARAWSARGHHRTASLLAADACTEFAELGDFDSALDAVEVRADGRFLESEDDWAWLEELAEQIESQGTDAQRFAIRFRCYFERARAGFPADLIQALQERIAEMRTADDPTVAQLSALCVELFGRSGSRDIDVTEANYDKLCELAERNTMVGSRGWNGRLDVCHAKGAWSQSEEVEREYLAWVEANELSTSWRLDLLRWDRLIARGDLTAALQTDFDHRYVAASNSRVAILRALQRVRTFAASGDVDAIESEVIPQPEVLPDGSPDRSSLQYYRTALLLKAAHCNDQDAIAATQRPLLATHPGVPLAAIEANALADIVVGDSDGLRAAVDLLRTFDRDAQYLPGAKADLFEGEFALRHGDSRLGAELIRRAHLWFTKAEMPIDAARTALLLEAVSPVSDEQATALLDWLRSLELDHWATKVADLLRRRGVSRNGPTTGESGRFDLSRREREVAKLVMDGMTNREVADALFISVRTVTSHLDHIYTKLGVSSRRDLAPLLRSEV, from the coding sequence GTGGGACGCACTTCGACACGGTCTGCCGAGCTCTCGATGGTCGGGGACCTACTGGCGCGCCTGGATGAGGGCCGGGGCGGTGCTCTGCTGATTCGAGGGCCCGCAGGTATAGGCAAGACGACCCTCGTTCGAGCGGCGGTGTCGGGCATCGACGGCGTTGATGTCTTGGTGGGGCGTGCGTATCGGTTCCAGTCGCCGGTGCCGTTCGGGCCGATCATCGAGGCTCTGGCCCCGAGGCTCCGCTCGGCTTCGGATTCTGCCCAATTGGTCGAGAACCTCAGCTCGCTGGGGGTCTTGTTCGACGGTTTGGCAGTCGAACCGGTTGGACCGCTGACCGAACCGCTTCAGCGTTCCAAGCTGCTGCATGCGCTGCACACGCTCGTGCACCGAATGTCTGGGGTTCGCCCCGTCGTGGTCGCCATCGACGATGCCCAGTGGGCCGACGAGTCGACGATCGAGTTTCTCGCATTGCTATCCGACTCGCTCAGTGACGTGCCTGTCGTCTTGCTGCTGGTCGAGCGTGTATCCGACCCCGACGCGGGGACAGCAGCCTCGACCCTGTTCAACCGAATGAGGCGGGACGGGTCGCGCGTGCTGGATGTGGGCCCCCTCGACGTTCTCGGCGTCGAGGCGATGGTCAGCGAACTACTGGGCGGGGGAGCCGTCGAACCCGAGCTGGTCCGCCTGCTCCACGATCGAACCGCCGGTACCCCCCTGTACGTGAAGGAGGTCGCCACCCGGCTGGTCGACAGCGGCTACATCGAGCGACGCGGCCTGGTCTGGCAGTTCACCGGTACCAGCATCCCACCGTCGAGCCACGGCCCAGAGCTCATGGCCGGGCGCCTCGAGGGTTGTGAAGACGACGACTTGGAGATTCTCGAGCTCTTGGCGCTTCACGGCGCACCACTCGCCGAGTCGGACCTCATCGCCCTCGGAGCCAACACCAGCAGGTTGGGCCCGCTCGCCCGTCGCCGCTTGATCGTCGAAGACGTCGGGCTGGGAAGCCCCCGCTGGGCGCTCGATCATCCGGTCTTGGCCGACGTCATCGTCGACCACCTGATCACCAGCGACCGTCAGGTGAGACACGAACGCCTTGCCCGCCTGTTCGTCGGCTCTGATCCTGACCGGTTTGCTCATCACCTGATGCACTCGGGACCGCGCGCGGCCAGGGTCACCGGCTCCGACGACGACACGGCAACCGTGCTTCGTCAAGCCGGAGAGCGCGCGCTGGCGCGTCGTGAACTGAGCGACGCCACCGACTTGTTGACCGCCGCCGGTCGGCAGCTGCAGCGACCACGTCCCGATCCCGCTGCAGCCGGCATCAACCTGGCGCTCGCTCGGGCATGGTCGGCGCGGGGCCACCACCGCACCGCCTCGCTTCTGGCCGCCGACGCGTGCACCGAGTTTGCCGAACTGGGCGATTTCGACTCGGCGCTCGACGCCGTCGAGGTCCGAGCCGACGGGCGCTTTCTGGAAAGCGAGGACGACTGGGCCTGGCTCGAGGAGTTGGCCGAACAGATCGAGTCCCAAGGCACCGACGCCCAACGGTTCGCCATCCGGTTTCGGTGCTATTTCGAGCGTGCCCGCGCAGGTTTCCCTGCCGACCTGATTCAAGCACTGCAAGAACGAATTGCCGAAATGCGCACAGCTGACGACCCCACGGTTGCCCAATTGTCGGCACTGTGTGTCGAGTTGTTCGGACGCAGTGGCAGCCGAGACATCGATGTGACCGAAGCCAACTACGACAAGCTGTGCGAGCTGGCCGAACGCAACACCATGGTCGGCTCTCGTGGCTGGAACGGTCGCCTGGACGTCTGCCACGCCAAGGGCGCCTGGAGCCAGAGCGAGGAAGTCGAGCGCGAGTACCTGGCATGGGTCGAGGCCAATGAGTTGTCGACCTCATGGCGACTGGACCTGCTCCGCTGGGACCGCCTCATCGCTCGCGGAGACCTGACCGCAGCGTTGCAGACAGACTTCGACCACCGTTACGTTGCTGCCTCCAACTCGAGGGTGGCGATCTTGAGGGCCCTTCAAAGGGTCAGGACGTTCGCCGCGTCGGGTGATGTGGACGCCATTGAATCCGAGGTGATTCCCCAGCCCGAAGTTCTGCCCGACGGATCGCCCGACCGCAGCTCGCTGCAGTACTACCGGACAGCTCTGCTCTTGAAGGCCGCTCACTGCAATGACCAGGACGCGATAGCAGCTACGCAACGCCCGCTGCTGGCCACCCACCCTGGGGTTCCCTTGGCTGCAATAGAGGCCAACGCTCTCGCCGACATCGTGGTTGGCGACTCCGATGGTCTCAGGGCAGCGGTAGACCTACTGCGTACATTCGACCGCGACGCGCAGTACTTGCCAGGAGCCAAAGCAGACCTGTTCGAGGGTGAGTTCGCACTGCGCCACGGCGATTCTCGTCTGGGGGCCGAGCTGATTCGGCGAGCACACCTGTGGTTCACCAAGGCCGAAATGCCCATCGACGCGGCGCGAACCGCGCTGCTGCTCGAGGCCGTGTCGCCCGTCTCGGACGAACAGGCGACGGCGCTGCTCGACTGGCTGCGGAGTCTCGAGCTCGATCACTGGGCGACGAAGGTCGCCGACTTGCTCAGGCGTCGCGGTGTCTCACGCAACGGCCCGACCACTGGCGAGTCCGGTCGATTCGATCTGTCGCGCCGCGAGCGTGAGGTCGCCAAGTTGGTTATGGACGGCATGACAAACCGCGAGGTTGCCGATGCCCTGTTCATCTCGGTTCGCACGGTGACCAGTCATCTCGACCACATCTACACGAAGCTCGGCGTGTCATCGCGCCGAGACCTCGCTCCGCTGTTGCGAAGCGAGGTCTGA
- a CDS encoding SDR family oxidoreductase yields the protein MTDPLFDFTDKVVLVTGGSRGLGYQMVKAFAERGADCIIASRKVDNCEKVADEVRSLGRRALAAQVHAAKWDSIDALIEAAYGEFGRVDILVNNAGMGPATPSHLVEEGLFDAVVNLNFKGPFRLASQVAKRMFDGDGGAIVNVTSSGSLLPMPAVVPYSSAKAALNAMTRSLAAEYGPKVRINTLSPGPFLTDIAEAWDEQSRRTANNALGRPAEPEEIVTGALCLASPASTFMTGALLRIDGGMPIGQ from the coding sequence ATGACCGATCCGCTGTTCGACTTCACCGACAAGGTGGTGCTGGTAACCGGCGGCAGCCGGGGTCTCGGCTATCAGATGGTCAAGGCGTTTGCCGAACGTGGCGCCGACTGCATCATCGCCAGCCGCAAGGTCGACAACTGCGAGAAGGTCGCCGACGAAGTGCGTTCGCTGGGCCGCCGGGCTCTGGCCGCCCAGGTCCACGCCGCCAAGTGGGACTCGATCGACGCACTGATCGAAGCCGCATACGGCGAGTTCGGCCGCGTGGACATCCTGGTGAACAACGCCGGAATGGGCCCGGCGACGCCAAGCCATCTGGTCGAGGAGGGCTTGTTCGACGCGGTCGTGAACCTGAACTTCAAGGGCCCGTTCCGCCTGGCGTCTCAGGTGGCCAAGCGCATGTTCGACGGCGACGGCGGCGCCATCGTCAACGTGACATCGTCCGGTTCGCTGCTGCCCATGCCTGCGGTGGTGCCGTACAGCTCGGCCAAGGCCGCGCTGAACGCCATGACCCGCTCGCTGGCGGCCGAGTACGGGCCCAAGGTGCGCATCAACACCCTGTCGCCCGGGCCGTTCCTGACCGACATCGCCGAGGCGTGGGACGAACAGAGCCGCCGCACGGCCAACAACGCCCTGGGTCGCCCGGCGGAACCCGAGGAGATCGTGACCGGGGCGCTTTGCCTGGCCAGCCCGGCCTCGACCTTCATGACCGGCGCCCTGTTGCGCATCGACGGAGGCATGCCGATCGGCCAATAG
- a CDS encoding enoyl-CoA hydratase/isomerase family protein, with translation MFCTPESYADWVGSPYAGEAAATTPLLVVEGDATCSLPSPGALPVVVAFVGSDLGGDGPAGADLIVGPHDLAHLQSAVAQNPVACTSLAVLLRNPPSNTESGLAAESAVYSTLQAGPEFERWRQANPSSTPDDLGTECVVSAERIGTTLQICLDRPGRHNAFSVAMRDQLYEILAMAIVDDTVEHIELRGIGPSFCSGGDLAQFGSRPDPATAHVTRLMRSPARLLDLLSAKTTARIHGYALGGGIEMAAFAGEVVAHPDTLIGLPEPGLGLIPGAGGTVSITRRCGRWRTAALALATDTIDAQTALRWGLVDRIEPGGTT, from the coding sequence ATGTTCTGCACCCCCGAGAGTTATGCCGATTGGGTCGGCTCTCCCTATGCCGGCGAGGCCGCTGCCACAACGCCCCTGCTCGTGGTCGAGGGCGACGCGACCTGCTCGCTGCCGTCTCCGGGTGCCTTGCCCGTCGTCGTGGCGTTCGTCGGATCGGATCTGGGCGGCGATGGGCCGGCCGGCGCAGACCTGATCGTCGGCCCGCACGATCTGGCCCACCTGCAGTCGGCCGTCGCCCAGAACCCCGTCGCCTGCACATCGCTGGCCGTGTTGTTGCGCAACCCGCCATCCAATACCGAGTCCGGCCTTGCAGCCGAGTCGGCCGTGTACTCGACCCTTCAGGCCGGGCCCGAGTTCGAACGCTGGCGCCAAGCGAACCCCTCGTCCACCCCAGACGATCTCGGCACCGAGTGCGTGGTCAGCGCCGAACGAATCGGCACAACGCTGCAGATCTGCCTGGACCGGCCGGGCCGTCACAACGCATTCTCGGTCGCCATGCGAGACCAGCTCTACGAGATTCTGGCCATGGCGATCGTCGACGACACGGTCGAACACATCGAGCTGCGGGGTATCGGCCCGTCGTTCTGCAGCGGCGGCGACCTGGCCCAATTCGGCTCGAGACCCGACCCCGCCACCGCCCACGTCACCCGATTGATGCGCAGCCCCGCACGCCTGCTCGATCTGCTGAGTGCCAAGACGACGGCTCGGATACACGGCTATGCGTTGGGTGGTGGCATCGAGATGGCCGCCTTCGCAGGCGAGGTCGTCGCCCACCCCGACACGTTGATAGGCCTGCCCGAGCCCGGTCTGGGTTTGATACCGGGCGCTGGTGGAACGGTCAGCATCACGCGCCGGTGCGGACGATGGCGCACCGCGGCACTGGCGCTGGCCACCGACACAATCGATGCCCAGACTGCCCTTCGATGGGGGTTGGTCGATCGCATAGAGCCAGGAGGAACCACATGA
- a CDS encoding CoA transferase, with protein sequence MSRQPTEPIVGRLLKLCEALDSAGARVGEWFGGDPLAVLDQRIELLGLQAPASPSVSFGGKARMVRCFDGWAAVSLPRPEDVEAVAAWLELGHSTAADHDPWPVVVQGCASRSTAEVIERAALLGLAVSAVGERRADTQAVLTEKVGQVPAIEPANLVVANLGSLWAAPLAAQVLRRMGARVITVESAERPDGARATPRFFQALHEGTEFVSMPFGTPAGRRSLAELLGSVDVVIEGSRPRALQQLGIDARQMVEHGPRLWVSITAHGRSEPWANRAGFGDDAAAAGGLVRWVDGSPAFVADAIADPLSGLTAAEAIATLASGGDRWIVDVALARVAASFAA encoded by the coding sequence GTGAGTCGGCAGCCCACAGAACCGATCGTCGGCAGGCTGCTGAAGCTGTGCGAGGCGCTCGACTCGGCGGGTGCACGGGTGGGGGAGTGGTTCGGCGGAGATCCGCTGGCGGTGCTCGACCAGCGCATCGAGTTGCTGGGGCTTCAGGCGCCTGCTTCGCCCAGCGTCAGCTTTGGCGGTAAGGCCCGCATGGTTCGATGTTTCGATGGCTGGGCGGCAGTGTCGTTGCCGCGCCCCGAAGACGTCGAGGCCGTCGCTGCATGGCTCGAACTCGGGCACTCGACAGCGGCCGACCATGATCCTTGGCCCGTCGTCGTGCAGGGTTGTGCCAGCAGGTCGACAGCAGAAGTGATCGAGCGCGCCGCCCTTTTGGGTTTGGCGGTGTCAGCGGTCGGCGAGCGGCGCGCAGACACACAGGCGGTGCTGACCGAAAAGGTCGGCCAGGTGCCAGCGATCGAACCGGCCAACCTGGTCGTCGCCAACCTGGGTTCGTTGTGGGCCGCACCGCTGGCGGCGCAGGTGCTGCGCCGCATGGGCGCCAGGGTCATCACGGTCGAGAGCGCCGAGCGGCCCGACGGAGCGCGCGCCACCCCACGGTTCTTCCAAGCGCTGCATGAGGGCACCGAGTTCGTCAGCATGCCCTTTGGCACCCCAGCCGGGCGGCGCAGCCTGGCCGAGCTGCTCGGGTCTGTCGACGTGGTCATCGAGGGCTCTCGGCCCCGGGCGCTTCAACAGCTGGGAATCGACGCCCGGCAGATGGTGGAACACGGGCCTCGGTTGTGGGTGTCGATAACCGCTCATGGCCGCAGCGAGCCGTGGGCCAACCGGGCTGGTTTCGGCGACGACGCCGCAGCAGCGGGGGGCTTGGTCCGATGGGTCGACGGGTCGCCCGCCTTCGTCGCAGACGCCATCGCCGACCCGCTCAGCGGCCTCACCGCCGCCGAGGCGATCGCAACACTGGCGTCGGGCGGGGATCGCTGGATCGTTGACGTCGCGCTGGCCCGGGTGGCGGCCTCGTTCGCTGCCTAG
- a CDS encoding DUF1697 domain-containing protein — protein MTTWIALLRGVNVGGHNKLPMAQLRAGLDEAGLSNPRTYIQSGNVIVDCDDTSPDSVADRIADVIERDHGFRPAVWVMDLAQLQGAVENNPFEAHAQADPKSVHYFFVASTPPPSALAELAELAKPSEAVELGEGVVYLHAPEGIGRSKLAERFDRVARTQTTARNHRTVAAVLELAKT, from the coding sequence TTGACCACGTGGATCGCGTTGCTGAGGGGTGTGAACGTAGGCGGCCACAACAAGCTGCCCATGGCCCAGCTGCGGGCCGGGCTGGATGAGGCCGGCCTGAGCAATCCCAGGACCTACATCCAGAGCGGCAACGTCATCGTCGACTGCGACGACACCTCACCCGATTCGGTGGCTGACCGCATCGCCGATGTCATCGAACGCGACCACGGCTTTCGCCCTGCGGTGTGGGTGATGGACCTCGCCCAACTCCAGGGCGCCGTCGAAAACAATCCGTTCGAAGCGCACGCACAAGCCGACCCCAAGTCTGTGCACTACTTCTTCGTCGCATCTACGCCCCCACCCTCGGCGCTGGCCGAACTGGCCGAACTGGCCAAGCCGTCGGAGGCCGTCGAGCTCGGCGAAGGGGTCGTGTACCTGCACGCGCCCGAGGGCATAGGCCGATCGAAGCTGGCCGAGCGATTCGACCGCGTCGCCCGCACCCAGACCACGGCCCGCAACCACAGAACCGTCGCCGCTGTTCTGGAGTTGGCCAAGACCTAG
- a CDS encoding isoamylase early set domain-containing protein gives MIKLKTDSRNEETTVTFSLDENRPVSVVGDFNGWDPWATPLKKRSNGRKSAVVKVPAGTELRFRYLADGGEYYDDPDAELEPNGFGGVHGRVVATA, from the coding sequence ACTCGCGAAACGAGGAGACCACAGTCACCTTCAGCCTCGACGAGAACCGGCCGGTCTCGGTGGTGGGAGACTTCAACGGCTGGGATCCGTGGGCCACACCGCTGAAGAAGCGGTCGAATGGCCGCAAGTCGGCGGTGGTGAAGGTGCCCGCAGGCACCGAGCTGCGGTTCCGGTACCTGGCCGACGGCGGCGAGTACTACGACGACCCCGACGCCGAACTCGAACCCAACGGGTTCGGTGGGGTGCACGGCCGGGTCGTGGCCACCGCTTGA